A genomic stretch from Bosea sp. F3-2 includes:
- a CDS encoding DUF3261 domain-containing protein: MLAGCASDKSPTGASGGRVMLGPRVQIQAIAPAEFGYRHQVAQVLVMRFGTQTINLEAQLAMGKDEFRAILLDSLGRRAVTLVWRDGKLESQLAEWLPPGVRAEAILADMMVLYGQPAALKAALQEAGCTLEASTTARLVRCGEKDVLKAEFDLKSPRKLNGSLRYTNFAWGYDVEIQSVEVRR; this comes from the coding sequence GTGCTGGCCGGCTGCGCCTCCGATAAGAGCCCGACCGGAGCGAGCGGCGGGCGCGTGATGCTCGGCCCGCGCGTGCAGATCCAGGCCATCGCGCCGGCGGAGTTCGGCTATCGGCACCAGGTCGCCCAAGTCTTGGTGATGCGCTTTGGCACGCAGACGATCAACCTGGAAGCGCAGCTCGCCATGGGGAAAGACGAGTTCCGGGCGATCTTGCTCGATTCGCTCGGCCGGCGTGCCGTGACGTTGGTCTGGCGCGACGGCAAGCTCGAGTCTCAGCTCGCCGAGTGGCTGCCCCCTGGCGTGCGCGCCGAGGCGATTCTCGCGGACATGATGGTGCTTTACGGCCAGCCGGCTGCCCTGAAGGCGGCGCTGCAGGAGGCCGGCTGCACGCTCGAAGCGAGCACGACCGCCCGGCTCGTGCGCTGCGGGGAGAAGGACGTGTTGAAAGCGGAATTCGATCTCAAGTCGCCGCGGAAGCTGAACGGCTCGCTGCGCTACACAAACTTCGCCTGGGGCTACGACGTCGAGATCCAGTCTGTCGAGGTCCGGCGGTGA
- a CDS encoding beta-ketoacyl-[acyl-carrier-protein] synthase family protein yields the protein MTTYLGISAMGVISPVGKGKAQVADHLFRGTRDGMRLRADLVPGRNVLVAEALGETPTLPAALAAWDCRNNRMLAAALDEIRPDIEGAIARHGRDRIAVILGTSTSGIAEGEAAYATRLASGQWPAGFDYRQQEVGGLSAFAQAYLGLVGPAYTIATACSSSAKAFGVARRLIRAGLVDAAIVGGVDSLCRMTPSGFQALGAVSAHPANPFSRNRDGITVGEAAAVFLLEREESEVLFMGIGETSDAHHISAPDPAGLGAEEAMREALRDAGCSASEVAYVNLHGTATPLNDAMESRAVHDVFGEQTPCSSTKAMTGHTLGAAGACEAAFLWLTLARQHNPEHRLPPHLWDGAHDPSLAPLRLAEPGDRFTDRGRVAMLSNSFAFGGSNVALVLGRAAP from the coding sequence GTGACAACCTATCTCGGCATTTCCGCCATGGGGGTCATAAGCCCGGTCGGAAAGGGCAAGGCGCAGGTTGCCGATCATCTCTTTCGCGGCACGCGTGACGGTATGCGTCTGCGCGCCGATCTCGTTCCCGGCCGTAACGTCCTTGTGGCGGAAGCTCTGGGCGAGACACCGACGCTGCCCGCTGCCTTGGCCGCCTGGGACTGCCGCAATAACCGCATGCTGGCGGCTGCGCTCGACGAAATACGTCCGGACATAGAGGGCGCGATTGCCCGTCATGGTCGCGACCGTATTGCTGTCATCCTTGGTACCAGCACGTCCGGCATCGCCGAGGGCGAGGCAGCTTATGCGACGCGCCTGGCATCGGGACAGTGGCCGGCGGGTTTCGACTACCGCCAGCAGGAGGTCGGCGGCCTCAGTGCGTTTGCCCAAGCCTATCTCGGCCTCGTCGGCCCAGCCTACACCATCGCGACCGCCTGCTCCTCCAGCGCAAAGGCCTTCGGCGTCGCACGTCGCCTCATTCGCGCGGGGTTGGTCGATGCCGCTATTGTAGGAGGAGTTGACTCGCTCTGCCGGATGACGCCAAGCGGCTTCCAAGCCCTCGGTGCCGTGTCGGCTCATCCGGCCAATCCATTCAGCCGGAATCGCGACGGCATAACGGTCGGTGAGGCGGCAGCCGTGTTCCTGCTGGAACGAGAGGAGAGCGAGGTGCTGTTCATGGGTATCGGCGAAACCTCAGACGCTCACCACATCAGCGCACCGGATCCAGCGGGCCTTGGAGCTGAGGAGGCGATGCGCGAAGCGTTGCGCGACGCGGGCTGCTCCGCTTCCGAGGTGGCCTATGTCAACCTGCACGGCACAGCGACGCCGCTCAACGACGCGATGGAGAGCCGGGCCGTGCATGACGTGTTCGGGGAGCAAACGCCCTGCAGCTCGACCAAAGCGATGACAGGGCACACGCTCGGCGCCGCAGGCGCCTGCGAAGCGGCCTTCCTTTGGCTGACGCTGGCCAGGCAGCACAATCCGGAGCACAGGCTGCCGCCGCATCTGTGGGACGGAGCGCACGACCCAAGCCTGGCTCCTCTGCGCCTTGCGGAGCCGGGCGATCGCTTCACGGATCGCGGGCGCGTTGCGATGCTCAGCAACTCCTTTGCCTTCGGCGGCAGCAACGTCGCGCTGGTCTTGGGACGGGCTGCGCCATGA
- a CDS encoding 3-hydroxylacyl-ACP dehydratase: MRRTGQAAAYPLETILPHRAPMILIDAVEEISEQEIRTRLTIRPSCPFFVAGKGIAAHVAIEWMAQSCAAFEGVNAADEQRPVKIGFLLGTRSFSAALPWFTEGTALDILARPVYRHAGMGQFDCAVHRREDGAELAKAQLTVYQPEDPLSLIDGQLSGRET; the protein is encoded by the coding sequence ATGAGACGTACCGGACAAGCGGCAGCCTATCCGCTCGAAACCATCCTGCCCCATCGCGCGCCGATGATCCTGATCGACGCCGTGGAGGAGATCAGCGAGCAGGAGATCCGCACGCGGCTGACAATCCGGCCTTCCTGCCCTTTCTTCGTCGCGGGCAAGGGCATCGCCGCACATGTCGCGATCGAGTGGATGGCGCAGAGCTGCGCCGCTTTCGAAGGTGTCAATGCCGCAGACGAGCAACGGCCGGTCAAGATTGGATTCCTGCTGGGGACGCGTAGTTTCTCAGCCGCTCTGCCCTGGTTCACCGAGGGCACCGCTCTCGACATCCTGGCCCGGCCCGTCTACCGCCACGCGGGCATGGGTCAGTTCGACTGCGCGGTCCATCGGCGCGAGGATGGGGCTGAGCTGGCGAAAGCGCAATTGACCGTCTATCAGCCCGAAGACCCTCTCAGCCTGATCGACGGCCAGCTATCCGGACGCGAGACATGA
- a CDS encoding 3-ketoacyl-ACP reductase FabG2 produces the protein MTRNLLVTGASKGIGRAIATRLGRDGFTVVVHYASDREGAESTLAEIAAAGGQGRVISFDSSEREATQAALEADMAAHGPYFGAVLNAGIARDNAFPALSEADWDSVLDTNLGGFYNVLKPIVMPMVSERKGGRIVTISSVSGIMGNRGQVNYSAAKAGIIGATKALAVELAKRNITVNCVAPGLVETRMLDQHVLDEALKTVPMRRVGQPEEVASLVSYLCSPEAGYITRQVISVNGGMF, from the coding sequence ATGACGCGCAACCTGCTTGTCACCGGCGCAAGCAAAGGCATCGGCCGAGCGATCGCAACCCGCCTCGGGCGCGATGGCTTCACTGTGGTCGTGCATTACGCCAGCGACCGCGAGGGTGCCGAGAGCACTTTGGCTGAGATCGCCGCCGCCGGGGGGCAGGGGAGGGTGATCTCCTTCGACAGCTCGGAGAGAGAGGCGACGCAAGCGGCGCTGGAGGCCGACATGGCCGCGCACGGCCCTTATTTCGGCGCGGTGCTCAACGCTGGCATCGCGCGCGACAATGCCTTCCCGGCCCTGAGCGAAGCTGACTGGGACAGCGTCCTCGATACCAATCTGGGGGGCTTTTACAATGTGCTGAAGCCGATCGTGATGCCTATGGTGAGCGAGCGGAAAGGCGGACGCATCGTCACGATCTCCTCAGTCTCCGGCATCATGGGAAACCGGGGCCAAGTCAATTACAGCGCAGCGAAGGCGGGCATCATTGGCGCGACGAAGGCGCTGGCCGTCGAGCTGGCGAAGCGCAACATCACCGTCAACTGTGTTGCGCCGGGCTTGGTCGAAACCCGGATGCTCGATCAGCATGTGCTCGACGAGGCGTTGAAGACGGTGCCGATGCGGCGGGTCGGTCAGCCGGAGGAGGTCGCTTCCCTGGTTTCCTATCTGTGCTCACCTGAGGCCGGCTACATCACCCGCCAGGTGATCTCGGTGAACGGGGGCATGTTTTGA
- a CDS encoding beta-ketoacyl-ACP synthase: MKRRVVVTGMGGVTALGHDWPSIRAELHAGKTAVRRMDWERYTGINAKLAAPITDFSVEDRYSRKQLRTMGRVSRMAVYATEQALGQAGLLGSAELTGGGCGVAYGSSFGSIAPILGFAELMTAGTSSLLNATSYVQVMSHTAAVNIALFFGMTGRIIPTSTACTSGSMAIGYAYEAIQAGKADIMIAGGGDELDISDVAVFDTLFATSTDNDNPALTPRPYDVGRDGLVIGEGAATLILEEREQALARGATIHAEIVGFGTNCDGHHATQPQSSTMERALRLALSDAGLAPAAIGFVSGHGTATEAGDIAESQATHAVFGDGMPIHSLKSYFGHTLGACGALEAWLGIEMMREGSFVPTANLVSVDPRCAPLDYVMTEARRLETSHLISNNFAFGGINTSLIFRLA, encoded by the coding sequence TTGAAGCGCCGGGTCGTTGTCACCGGCATGGGAGGCGTTACCGCGCTCGGACATGACTGGCCGTCGATCCGCGCGGAGCTTCACGCCGGCAAGACGGCTGTCCGTCGGATGGACTGGGAGCGCTATACCGGTATCAACGCCAAGCTCGCTGCGCCGATTACGGATTTCTCAGTCGAGGATCGCTACAGCCGAAAACAGCTCCGCACCATGGGCCGCGTCTCGCGCATGGCGGTCTATGCGACGGAACAGGCGCTGGGGCAGGCGGGGCTGCTAGGCTCAGCCGAGCTGACCGGCGGGGGGTGTGGCGTTGCCTATGGCTCGTCTTTCGGTTCGATCGCTCCGATCCTGGGCTTTGCCGAGCTGATGACAGCCGGAACCTCCAGCTTGCTCAACGCCACCAGCTATGTGCAGGTGATGAGCCACACCGCGGCGGTCAACATCGCGCTGTTCTTTGGAATGACCGGCCGCATCATTCCGACATCGACGGCCTGCACCTCAGGCAGCATGGCAATCGGCTATGCCTATGAGGCGATCCAGGCGGGCAAAGCCGATATCATGATCGCTGGCGGCGGCGACGAACTCGATATCTCGGACGTCGCCGTCTTCGACACTCTGTTTGCAACCTCGACGGATAACGACAATCCCGCACTGACGCCGCGCCCGTATGACGTGGGGCGCGACGGCCTCGTGATCGGCGAAGGAGCTGCGACGCTGATCCTCGAGGAGCGCGAGCAGGCGCTCGCGCGCGGTGCGACGATCCACGCGGAGATCGTCGGTTTCGGAACGAACTGCGACGGACACCACGCCACGCAGCCGCAGTCCTCCACGATGGAGCGCGCGCTGCGGCTCGCTCTCAGCGACGCCGGACTCGCGCCAGCGGCGATCGGCTTCGTCAGTGGCCATGGCACCGCCACGGAAGCTGGCGACATCGCCGAGAGCCAGGCGACCCACGCCGTTTTTGGCGACGGGATGCCGATCCATTCGCTCAAGAGCTATTTCGGCCACACGCTCGGTGCCTGTGGCGCTCTGGAGGCTTGGCTGGGCATCGAGATGATGCGCGAGGGGAGCTTCGTGCCGACGGCGAATCTGGTCTCGGTCGATCCGCGCTGCGCGCCGTTGGACTACGTCATGACGGAAGCGCGCCGGCTTGAGACCTCTCATCTGATCAGCAACAATTTCGCCTTCGGTGGAATCAACACGTCCTTGATATTCCGGCTAGCCTGA
- a CDS encoding excinuclease — MRHLSLVLLAGGLSLASFSALARNDRSVQSLQDALNSPQVSALDKEVRVFFGGQRHPRVAEKIGEWSSQRRGSAGRTDAETAGGCHYAFAEALDQLMKRAAKEGGNAVIGIYSVHGDTPLHSTTQYQCGIGNVKTAVRLTGTVVKLGR; from the coding sequence ATGCGCCATCTAAGTCTCGTCCTTTTGGCTGGCGGTCTGTCGCTCGCCTCATTCTCCGCCTTGGCGCGCAACGACCGGTCGGTGCAATCTCTGCAGGACGCGCTGAATTCGCCGCAGGTTTCCGCACTCGACAAGGAGGTCAGGGTCTTCTTCGGTGGACAGCGACATCCGCGGGTGGCCGAGAAGATTGGCGAATGGAGTAGCCAGCGCCGTGGCAGTGCCGGCCGGACCGATGCCGAGACGGCCGGCGGCTGCCACTATGCCTTCGCCGAAGCACTGGACCAGCTGATGAAGCGGGCGGCCAAGGAGGGTGGAAATGCCGTGATCGGCATCTACAGCGTCCATGGCGACACGCCACTGCACAGCACCACGCAGTATCAGTGCGGCATCGGTAATGTGAAAACCGCGGTGCGCCTGACGGGGACGGTGGTCAAACTGGGGCGTTAG
- a CDS encoding glycosyltransferase family 2 protein, whose translation MAITWPCWIVTRSMPETAESFRLCAVIPSRNHHQALPRIVSALAARSIPVFIVDDGSEAVPAQAIAALHDPAAGIETIRLPNNRGKGGALVVAMKAAAEAGYSHALQIDADGQHDLQELDALLDAARAEPRALASGVPTYDRSIPRGRAIGRWVTHVWVWIETLSFEIRDSMCGYRIYPLADTLAVLREEQVGQYMDFDTEIMVRLHWRGIPVLQVPVRVTYPEGNTSNFRMLRDNWLITRMHTRLFFGMLRRLPRLLLRRLAPGGRARHWAALAERGTGWGLRSMLAIYRVFGRRACLAALRPVVLYFFLASSEQRRASLDFLSRIRAIKHESPPGWRDGFRHYFDFATKALDTIVGWMRPDLAGPVEIVGGEAAAPYLGGQRGALLIVSHLGNAEMARAALADLVGRPVHVLMHTQQARRYNALLRSVRPDAVAHVIEVTEIGVETAIALSERIERGEWLVIAGDRIPVTSRGRISEAMFLRQPAPFSQGPYILAALLGCPVLTLFCLREGDRHRAYFESFAETVTLPRKTREEALAGYAALYAKRLEGYCLQQPLQWYNFYDFWALPGADRETAASGQRSPTR comes from the coding sequence ATGGCAATCACTTGGCCCTGCTGGATAGTCACCCGCTCGATGCCGGAAACTGCCGAAAGCTTCAGGCTCTGCGCTGTCATTCCCAGCCGGAACCACCACCAGGCGCTGCCTCGCATCGTCTCCGCCCTGGCCGCGCGCAGCATCCCGGTCTTCATCGTCGACGACGGCAGCGAGGCCGTCCCCGCGCAAGCCATCGCTGCCCTGCACGACCCCGCCGCCGGCATCGAGACGATCCGCCTGCCGAACAATCGGGGCAAGGGCGGCGCACTCGTCGTCGCGATGAAGGCGGCCGCCGAGGCCGGATATAGCCACGCCCTCCAGATCGATGCCGACGGGCAGCATGACCTGCAAGAGCTCGATGCGCTGCTCGATGCCGCGCGCGCCGAACCCAGGGCACTCGCCTCGGGTGTACCGACCTACGACCGGTCGATTCCCCGTGGCCGCGCCATCGGTCGCTGGGTCACCCATGTCTGGGTCTGGATTGAGACGCTTTCCTTCGAGATCCGGGACAGCATGTGCGGGTATCGCATCTATCCGCTTGCCGACACCTTGGCAGTGCTCCGCGAGGAGCAGGTCGGACAATACATGGACTTTGACACCGAGATCATGGTGCGCCTGCACTGGCGCGGCATCCCGGTCCTGCAGGTTCCGGTCCGCGTTACCTACCCCGAAGGGAACACCTCCAATTTCCGCATGCTGCGGGACAATTGGCTGATCACCCGCATGCATACGCGCCTGTTCTTCGGCATGCTCCGGCGCCTGCCTAGGCTCCTGCTTCGTCGCCTCGCCCCCGGCGGCCGAGCGCGCCACTGGGCAGCCTTGGCTGAGCGCGGCACCGGCTGGGGACTGCGTTCCATGCTTGCGATCTATCGCGTCTTCGGCCGGCGCGCCTGCTTGGCCGCGCTGCGTCCCGTCGTGCTTTATTTCTTTCTGGCGAGCTCCGAGCAACGCAGAGCGTCGCTGGATTTCCTTTCGCGCATACGCGCCATCAAGCACGAATCTCCGCCGGGCTGGCGCGACGGCTTCCGCCATTATTTCGATTTTGCGACGAAGGCGCTCGATACCATCGTCGGCTGGATGCGCCCGGATCTGGCCGGGCCGGTCGAGATCGTCGGCGGCGAAGCAGCAGCCCCCTATCTCGGAGGCCAGCGTGGCGCATTGCTGATCGTCTCGCATCTCGGCAATGCCGAGATGGCCCGTGCCGCTCTTGCCGACCTCGTCGGTCGGCCGGTGCATGTCCTGATGCATACGCAGCAGGCGCGACGCTACAACGCCCTGCTGCGCTCCGTCAGGCCCGATGCCGTGGCCCATGTCATCGAGGTCACCGAGATCGGTGTCGAGACCGCGATTGCCCTGTCGGAGCGCATCGAACGGGGCGAGTGGCTGGTCATCGCCGGCGATCGGATCCCGGTCACGAGCCGTGGCCGGATCAGCGAGGCGATGTTCCTGAGGCAGCCGGCGCCGTTTTCCCAGGGCCCATACATTCTCGCAGCCCTGCTCGGCTGTCCCGTCCTGACGCTCTTCTGCCTGCGCGAGGGCGATCGTCACCGCGCTTATTTCGAGAGCTTCGCTGAAACAGTCACGCTGCCGCGCAAGACCCGTGAGGAGGCGCTCGCCGGCTACGCCGCGCTGTATGCGAAACGGCTGGAGGGCTATTGCCTGCAGCAGCCGCTTCAGTGGTACAATTTCTACGATTTCTGGGCGCTGCCCGGCGCCGACCGAGAAACGGCCGCATCCGGGCAGCGGTCTCCGACGCGATAA